In the genome of Segatella copri, one region contains:
- a CDS encoding ZIP family metal transporter, translating into MTNVLISASGLCGATIIGAILGFFVKELPHKWNDAVLGYCAGIMLAASTLGLIVPAFEQTSLWWLVVIGVMAGALFLNVLDLVTPHLHHITGLDPEEHRNNDRLSHVMLFVMAIALHKLPEGMAAGVSVCSAEGATEWGVSFGIALQNIPEGMVIIAPLMMAGVSAPRTFFISIFIALLEVAGILLGFGLGSASSTFLPVMLGFAGGAMLYVTSDEMIPETHAHGFQKQATYALLLGFITFVLMEKCV; encoded by the coding sequence ATGACAAACGTATTGATAAGTGCTTCCGGACTCTGTGGTGCCACCATTATTGGTGCCATTCTGGGATTCTTTGTCAAGGAGTTGCCCCATAAATGGAACGATGCCGTATTGGGATATTGTGCCGGAATCATGTTGGCGGCTTCCACGTTGGGACTGATAGTGCCAGCCTTCGAGCAGACCAGTCTTTGGTGGCTGGTAGTAATCGGCGTGATGGCAGGAGCCTTGTTTCTAAATGTACTAGATCTGGTAACTCCCCATCTTCATCATATCACGGGACTAGACCCCGAGGAGCATCGCAACAATGACAGACTCAGCCATGTGATGCTTTTCGTGATGGCGATAGCCCTGCACAAACTGCCAGAGGGAATGGCGGCAGGTGTGAGCGTCTGCTCTGCAGAAGGTGCCACGGAGTGGGGCGTTTCTTTCGGTATCGCCCTGCAGAACATCCCCGAGGGAATGGTCATCATCGCTCCTTTGATGATGGCTGGCGTTTCAGCGCCCCGCACCTTCTTCATTTCCATCTTCATCGCCCTGCTCGAAGTGGCAGGCATTCTGTTGGGTTTCGGTTTGGGTTCAGCCTCTTCCACCTTCCTCCCCGTGATGCTGGGTTTTGCCGGTGGTGCCATGCTTTATGTAACGAGCGACGAGATGATTCCCGAAACCCATGCCCATGGCTTTCAGAAGCAAGCCACTTACGCTCTTCTCCTGGGCTTCATCACCTTTGTGTTGATGGAGAAATGTGTGTAG
- a CDS encoding site-specific integrase: MRSTFKTVFYVNGSKERNGIVPIMGRVTINGTIAQFSCKLSVTKAIWDAKGNRAKGRSKEANEVNFALDNIKAQIAKHYQRLSDREAFVTAEMVRNAYQGIGTEYETLLRAFDKENAAFAQRVGKDRAVRTYRKYLTVRKYVAEFIKFQYKRSDMSMNELTEEFIRDFCLYLKNVIGLTQSTIWIYSIPLKHIVTAAHYNGKIQRNPFAMYHVDPDHKEREFLTEEELDIFAGIELENPNFAFARDLFMFGCWTGISFVDIKNLTEDNVAIISGSPWIVSQRQKTGVPFKIKLIDAAIQIIERYKPLRKDMHLFNIGSLDMVNKRIKKVAKMCGIKKRISFHVSRHSFAVLALNYGMPIESVSKILGHTDIATTQIYAKVTSTKLEHDISAFESRIKGHMPTMGGMA; encoded by the coding sequence ATGAGAAGTACATTCAAGACAGTCTTCTATGTAAACGGAAGCAAGGAGAGAAACGGAATTGTCCCTATCATGGGACGTGTGACAATCAACGGAACTATCGCACAGTTCAGTTGCAAGCTGAGCGTGACCAAAGCGATATGGGATGCCAAGGGCAACAGAGCCAAAGGCAGAAGCAAGGAAGCCAATGAGGTGAACTTTGCGCTTGATAACATCAAGGCTCAAATCGCTAAGCATTACCAACGGCTTTCCGACCGTGAGGCGTTCGTTACCGCTGAAATGGTGAGAAACGCATATCAAGGCATAGGTACGGAGTATGAGACATTACTCAGAGCTTTTGACAAGGAGAACGCAGCCTTTGCCCAACGCGTGGGAAAAGACCGAGCTGTCCGAACCTACCGCAAGTATCTGACGGTAAGAAAGTACGTTGCCGAGTTCATCAAATTTCAGTACAAGCGCAGCGATATGTCCATGAATGAGCTTACCGAGGAGTTCATCCGTGATTTTTGTCTGTATTTGAAGAATGTCATTGGACTCACGCAATCTACCATTTGGATATACTCCATACCATTGAAGCATATCGTCACGGCAGCACACTACAACGGCAAGATACAGAGAAATCCGTTTGCCATGTACCACGTTGACCCAGACCACAAGGAGCGTGAGTTCTTGACAGAGGAAGAATTGGACATATTTGCAGGAATAGAGTTGGAAAATCCCAACTTTGCTTTTGCGAGAGACTTATTTATGTTTGGTTGTTGGACAGGTATCTCTTTCGTTGACATCAAGAATCTTACAGAGGACAATGTTGCCATTATAAGTGGGTCTCCATGGATAGTTTCTCAGCGTCAAAAGACAGGCGTACCATTCAAAATTAAACTGATAGATGCAGCCATACAGATAATTGAACGTTACAAGCCATTGAGAAAAGATATGCACTTGTTTAATATTGGCTCACTTGACATGGTAAACAAGCGTATAAAGAAAGTGGCAAAAATGTGTGGCATCAAGAAGCGAATTTCATTTCATGTAAGCCGGCATTCGTTCGCAGTTTTGGCTTTAAACTACGGTATGCCGATAGAGAGTGTAAGCAAGATACTGGGACATACGGACATCGCCACAACACAAATTTACGCAAAGGTGACAAGTACTAAATTGGAGCATGACATATCAGCTTTTGAAAGTCGAATCAAGGGGCATATGCCGACAATGGGGGGAATGGCATGA
- a CDS encoding site-specific integrase — protein sequence MRCTFKTVFYVNGSKERNGIVPIMGRVTINGTIAQFSCKQSVTKAIWDAKGNRAIGKSKEAKEVNFALDNIKAQIAKHYQRLSDREAFVTAEMVRNAYQGIGTEYETLLRAFDKENAAFAKRVGKDRAKNTYNKYLVVRKYVAEFIKYQYKRSDMSMNELTEEFIRDYCLYLKNVVGLAQSSIWIYSIPLKHIVTAAHYNGKIPRNPFAMYHVDPDHKEREFLTLDELTAMTDIKLEDPNMAFARDLFIFGCWTGISFIDIKNLTEDNISMVNSAPWIVSKRQKTGVPFQIKLMDIPMQIVERYKSFRKGNHLFNIGNLDGINKRIKKVAVMCGIKKRVSFHVSRHSWAVLALEYGMPIESVSKILGHTNITTTQIYAKVTSTKLDHDISVFESRIKGHLPAMGGMA from the coding sequence ATGAGATGCACTTTCAAGACAGTCTTCTATGTAAATGGAAGCAAGGAGAGAAACGGAATTGTCCCTATCATGGGACGTGTGACAATCAACGGAACTATCGCACAGTTCAGTTGCAAGCAGAGCGTTACCAAGGCTATCTGGGATGCCAAGGGCAACAGAGCCATAGGCAAGAGTAAGGAAGCCAAGGAGGTGAATTTTGCGCTCGACAACATCAAGGCTCAAATCGCCAAGCATTACCAACGACTTTCCGACCGTGAGGCGTTCGTTACCGCTGAAATGGTGAGAAACGCCTATCAAGGCATAGGCACCGAATACGAGACCTTGCTCAGAGCTTTCGACAAGGAGAACGCAGCCTTTGCCAAGCGTGTAGGCAAGGACAGAGCCAAGAACACTTACAACAAGTATCTTGTGGTGAGAAAGTACGTTGCCGAGTTCATCAAGTATCAGTACAAGCGCAGCGATATGTCCATGAATGAGCTTACCGAGGAGTTTATCCGTGACTATTGCCTTTACTTGAAAAATGTGGTAGGGCTTGCGCAGTCCTCCATTTGGATTTACTCCATACCTCTGAAACATATCGTTACGGCGGCACACTACAACGGCAAGATACCGAGAAATCCGTTTGCCATGTACCACGTTGACCCAGACCACAAGGAACGTGAGTTCTTGACCTTGGATGAGCTTACTGCCATGACTGATATAAAGTTGGAAGACCCCAATATGGCATTTGCAAGAGACCTCTTTATCTTTGGTTGTTGGACAGGTATATCATTCATTGACATCAAGAACTTGACTGAGGACAATATCAGCATGGTAAACAGTGCTCCTTGGATTGTGTCCAAACGTCAGAAGACAGGCGTGCCGTTTCAAATCAAGCTGATGGATATTCCTATGCAGATTGTTGAGCGATACAAATCTTTCAGAAAGGGCAACCACTTGTTCAACATTGGTAATCTTGACGGCATCAACAAGCGCATCAAAAAAGTAGCTGTAATGTGTGGCATCAAGAAGCGGGTTTCGTTCCATGTGTCCCGTCATAGTTGGGCTGTTTTAGCCTTGGAGTATGGTATGCCGATAGAAAGTGTGAGTAAGATTCTTGGTCACACGAACATCACCACAACGCAGATATACGCTAAGGTGACAAGCACCAAGCTTGACCATGACATATCTGTCTTTGAAAGTCGAATCAAGGGGCATTTGCCTGCAATGGGAGGGATGGCATGA
- a CDS encoding pilus assembly protein N-terminal domain-containing protein, which yields MKIKMILIALTALLSLASCGDDDSGIQLTQDEIIGDINTGKKIVITSLTTYTESSSKVNVNGAKGKISATSSDESIAKVSCSTNEAEKEIYVSGVSVGNTTITITDSDGNTAVLKVEVKDWTALWELSRTMYVVDRKCFVEGVSSEDSATIAADAIEKDSYNKYYTIRTRDYIPFGSYVTKRLTITDDKGNVRMDGILKIQPNADNSEVWHLLPIGNYTEVVLATFYYDQESIVKDVTDYYKTAYPKIKKVELHAIYAVEELEPDK from the coding sequence ATGAAAATTAAAATGATTCTTATTGCATTAACCGCTTTGCTATCTTTGGCAAGCTGCGGTGATGATGACTCTGGTATTCAACTCACACAAGACGAAATCATTGGTGACATAAATACTGGTAAAAAGATTGTGATTACCTCTCTTACCACCTATACGGAAAGTAGCAGCAAAGTTAATGTAAATGGAGCTAAAGGCAAAATATCAGCAACATCTTCCGATGAAAGTATAGCCAAAGTCTCGTGCTCAACAAATGAAGCAGAGAAAGAAATCTATGTAAGTGGTGTTTCTGTAGGAAATACCACTATCACCATAACCGATTCCGATGGAAATACTGCTGTATTAAAGGTTGAAGTAAAAGATTGGACGGCTCTTTGGGAACTTAGTAGAACAATGTATGTGGTAGATAGAAAATGTTTTGTTGAAGGTGTTTCTTCTGAGGATTCTGCAACTATTGCAGCTGATGCCATAGAGAAAGACTCATACAATAAATATTATACAATACGTACTCGTGATTATATTCCTTTCGGCTCTTATGTAACCAAGAGACTAACCATTACAGATGATAAAGGAAATGTCCGCATGGATGGAATTCTTAAGATTCAGCCAAATGCCGATAACTCCGAAGTTTGGCATTTATTACCTATTGGTAATTATACGGAAGTCGTTTTGGCTACATTTTACTATGACCAAGAAAGTATAGTCAAAGATGTGACAGATTATTATAAAACGGCATATCCTAAGATTAAGAAAGTTGAACTACATGCCATTTATGCAGTAGAAGAATTAGAACCAGACAAGTAA
- a CDS encoding retropepsin-like aspartic protease: protein MAVYTKEYESQPEAILTNVIICPAVDLSANVAVPVHCQVENVLWDTGATNTLISQEVVNALGLQPKNKALISSAGGDVESWTYLVHVILPTGTAELNVQALLNDNSDYDVVIGMDIINSCDFCYTNKDGKSTFSLCHPAKEKIILK, encoded by the coding sequence ATGGCTGTATATACAAAAGAATACGAATCCCAGCCAGAGGCTATTCTTACAAACGTCATTATCTGTCCAGCCGTAGATTTGTCGGCAAACGTGGCTGTTCCTGTTCATTGCCAAGTTGAAAATGTATTGTGGGACACAGGAGCGACCAATACATTGATTTCACAGGAAGTTGTAAATGCTTTAGGGTTACAACCGAAGAACAAGGCTCTTATTTCGAGTGCAGGAGGTGATGTCGAATCCTGGACTTACCTTGTTCATGTTATCCTTCCAACAGGAACAGCAGAGTTGAATGTTCAGGCTCTGCTTAACGACAATTCAGACTATGATGTGGTGATTGGCATGGATATTATAAATTCATGCGACTTCTGCTATACAAACAAAGACGGCAAAAGTACATTCTCCTTATGTCATCCAGCAAAGGAGAAAATCATTCTGAAATAA
- a CDS encoding UpxY family transcription antiterminator, translated as MNALLNAHTKRGCDSPPHIGFASNVSPEAQSSQTGVSSEYVQQEGYNWFVLRATYNRVNAAVEKAKKNDIKTYVPMHYVLKVIAGKKKRIQQPLLPNFLFIYATREQSDSFVKKTVDAPISFIKYYLDKTLPPEANGKNPPLIIPYNAMINFIKATSTDSEHVRIVTAEQCHYKSGDKVRVIAGDFKGVVGKVARIAGQQRIVVEISGLCLVATAYIPTDFIEIVK; from the coding sequence ATGAACGCATTGCTTAATGCGCATACCAAACGAGGTTGCGATTCACCTCCTCACATTGGATTTGCCTCCAATGTCTCCCCCGAAGCCCAAAGCTCACAAACAGGGGTGTCCTCGGAATATGTCCAGCAGGAAGGTTACAACTGGTTTGTTCTTCGTGCTACTTATAACAGGGTAAATGCAGCCGTAGAGAAAGCAAAGAAGAATGATATTAAGACATACGTGCCGATGCACTATGTACTAAAAGTGATTGCTGGGAAGAAGAAGCGAATACAACAGCCTCTTCTTCCCAACTTTCTTTTTATATACGCCACAAGGGAACAATCAGACAGTTTTGTGAAAAAGACAGTTGATGCCCCAATCTCTTTTATAAAATATTATTTGGATAAGACGCTTCCTCCAGAGGCAAACGGTAAAAATCCTCCGCTTATTATACCATACAATGCAATGATAAATTTTATCAAAGCAACAAGTACTGATAGTGAGCATGTACGCATTGTTACAGCGGAACAGTGTCACTATAAAAGTGGAGATAAAGTACGAGTAATAGCTGGTGACTTCAAGGGAGTGGTTGGAAAAGTTGCCAGAATAGCAGGACAACAAAGAATTGTTGTTGAGATCTCGGGATTGTGCCTTGTCGCTACTGCGTATATTCCTACTGATTTTATTGAGATTGTCAAATAA
- the erm(F) gene encoding 23S rRNA (adenine(2058)-N(6))-methyltransferase Erm(F), with the protein MKTKKKLPVRFTGQHFTIDKVLIKDAIRQANISNQDTVLDIGAGKGFLTVHLLKIANNVVAIENDTALVEHLRKLFSDARNVQVVGCDFRNFAVPKFPFKVVSNIPYGITSDIFKILMFESLGNFLGGSIVLQLEPTQKLFSRKLYNPYTVFYHTFFDLKLVYEVGPESFLPPPTVKSALLNIKRKHLFFDFKFKAKYLAFISCLLEKPDLSVKTALKSIFRKSQVRSISEKFGLNLNAQIVCLSPSQWLNCFLEMLEVVPEKFHPS; encoded by the coding sequence ATGAAGACAAAAAAGAAATTGCCCGTTCGTTTTACGGGTCAGCACTTTACTATTGATAAAGTGCTAATAAAAGATGCAATAAGACAAGCAAATATAAGTAATCAGGATACGGTTTTAGATATTGGGGCAGGCAAGGGGTTTCTTACTGTTCATTTATTAAAAATCGCCAACAATGTTGTTGCTATTGAAAACGACACAGCTTTGGTTGAACATTTACGAAAATTATTTTCTGATGCCCGAAATGTTCAAGTTGTCGGTTGTGATTTTAGGAATTTTGCAGTTCCGAAATTTCCTTTCAAAGTGGTGTCAAATATTCCTTATGGCATTACTTCCGATATTTTCAAAATCCTGATGTTTGAGAGTCTTGGAAATTTTCTGGGAGGTTCCATTGTCCTTCAATTAGAACCTACACAAAAGTTATTTTCGAGGAAGCTTTACAATCCATATACCGTTTTCTATCATACTTTTTTTGATTTGAAACTTGTCTATGAGGTAGGTCCTGAAAGTTTCTTGCCACCGCCAACTGTCAAATCAGCCCTGTTAAACATTAAAAGAAAACACTTATTTTTTGATTTTAAGTTTAAAGCCAAATACTTAGCATTTATTTCCTGTCTGTTAGAGAAACCTGATTTATCTGTAAAAACAGCTTTAAAGTCGATTTTCAGGAAAAGTCAGGTCAGGTCAATTTCGGAAAAATTCGGTTTAAACCTTAATGCTCAAATTGTTTGTTTGTCTCCAAGTCAATGGTTAAACTGTTTTTTGGAAATGCTGGAAGTTGTCCCTGAAAAATTTCATCCTTCGTAG
- a CDS encoding IS1380 family transposase: MAKVAIKSEKLSPFGGIFSIMEQFDSNLSSVIDSTLGMRCRLYGYQYSEIIRSLMSVYFCGGSCIEDVTTHLMYHLSLHPTLRTCSADTILRAIKELTQDNISYTSDTGKTYDFNTADMLNTLLLNCLLSTGQLKEGEGYDVDFDHQFIEAEKFDAKPTYKKFLGYRPGVAVIGDMIVGIENSDGNTNVRFHQKDTLRRFFERIEQKGLTVNRFRADCGSCSEEIVEEVGKHCMTFYIRANRCGSLYDDIFALRGWKREELGGIEFELNSILVEKWKGRAYRLVIQRQKRIDGEIDLWEGEYTYRCILTNDYESSEKEIVKFYNLRGGKERIFDEMNNGFGWNRLPKSFMGENTVFLLLTALIRNFYKFIMARLDVKRFGLKATSRIKAFVFKFISVPAKWVRTSRQYVLNIYSCNNAYADVFQNDFG; the protein is encoded by the coding sequence ATGGCAAAGGTAGCAATAAAATCTGAGAAACTCTCTCCTTTTGGAGGAATTTTTTCAATAATGGAGCAATTTGACTCCAATCTCTCATCTGTAATCGACTCAACCCTCGGTATGAGATGTAGGCTGTATGGTTATCAATACAGCGAAATCATCCGTTCGCTTATGAGCGTTTATTTCTGTGGCGGCTCATGCATAGAGGATGTCACCACTCATCTGATGTATCACCTCTCGCTTCATCCGACACTTCGCACATGCAGTGCCGACACGATTCTCAGAGCCATAAAGGAACTGACCCAGGATAACATTTCCTACACATCCGACACTGGCAAGACCTACGACTTCAACACGGCAGACATGCTGAATACACTGCTCCTCAATTGCCTATTGTCCACAGGGCAGCTGAAAGAGGGCGAGGGGTATGACGTTGACTTCGACCACCAGTTCATAGAGGCTGAGAAGTTTGATGCGAAACCCACATACAAGAAGTTTCTCGGGTACCGTCCAGGTGTGGCTGTCATTGGCGACATGATTGTCGGCATAGAGAACAGCGACGGCAACACTAACGTTCGTTTCCACCAGAAGGACACGTTGAGGAGATTCTTTGAGAGGATTGAACAGAAAGGATTGACAGTCAATCGTTTCAGGGCAGATTGCGGATCCTGCTCAGAGGAAATTGTGGAAGAGGTCGGAAAGCATTGCATGACTTTCTATATCCGCGCCAACCGCTGCGGTTCGCTCTACGATGACATCTTTGCACTCAGAGGGTGGAAGAGAGAGGAACTGGGCGGCATTGAGTTTGAACTGAACTCCATTCTTGTTGAGAAATGGAAAGGGAGGGCATACCGTCTTGTAATCCAAAGGCAGAAGCGAATTGACGGTGAGATTGACCTGTGGGAAGGCGAATACACCTACCGCTGCATCCTTACAAATGACTACGAGTCTTCCGAGAAAGAGATTGTCAAATTCTATAACCTCCGTGGAGGGAAGGAACGCATCTTCGATGAAATGAATAACGGATTCGGCTGGAACAGGCTTCCAAAATCCTTCATGGGAGAAAACACGGTGTTTCTTCTGCTTACGGCACTCATACGCAACTTCTATAAATTCATCATGGCGAGGCTTGACGTGAAGAGGTTCGGACTCAAAGCAACAAGCCGCATCAAGGCGTTTGTCTTCAAGTTCATCTCTGTGCCAGCCAAATGGGTCAGGACATCAAGGCAGTATGTGCTGAATATCTATTCATGCAACAACGCTTATGCTGATGTGTTCCAGAATGACTTTGGATGA
- a CDS encoding relaxase/mobilization nuclease domain-containing protein — MIAKASAIQHGQAMTNYATKNNRADIVKTNHLSEGLPPMGMWDEMVLHQSMFKQRYAKKPIELTSIRFELSPSEEEARNWTMEDWRRFLDEFIREMDGISKVNHIGKKKGKAATSVKPTNIANSQYFAALHRDSKSGIPHLHLVVNRIDMDGNLNDVKFIGERAVMAAKAINQRHGWKDAMDIRQERIAEVTKACMDVLRSMPFFDWDEYADRLRAKGYDIELIRDKNGQGRVHGYRFKFGKTTIKASELGVGRNLTASKIGNTFRKLHPQPTPVAVGQRPSPSVSNATTLDSRNTASQGGLSRTSNVAKPDLPAGLRKIIEVDGERFSIVMPRTAYDTMNSCIEVPENGSASHTDILNVAMLLFMNYLDAATSMSESCGGGGSPGSGWGRDKDDDDREWARRCAMQANTLCKPIKRGMKR, encoded by the coding sequence ATGATAGCAAAAGCGTCAGCAATTCAGCATGGTCAGGCAATGACCAATTACGCAACCAAAAACAATCGCGCGGACATCGTCAAGACCAACCATCTCAGCGAGGGTCTGCCGCCGATGGGCATGTGGGACGAGATGGTGCTGCATCAGTCCATGTTCAAGCAGAGGTATGCCAAGAAGCCCATCGAACTGACGTCCATCCGCTTTGAGCTTTCCCCATCTGAGGAGGAGGCACGTAACTGGACTATGGAGGACTGGAGAAGATTCCTTGACGAGTTCATTCGTGAGATGGATGGTATCTCCAAGGTGAACCACATCGGCAAGAAGAAAGGCAAGGCTGCAACTTCGGTCAAGCCGACCAACATAGCCAACTCACAATATTTTGCCGCCCTTCACCGTGACTCCAAGAGTGGCATTCCCCACCTGCATCTGGTGGTGAACCGCATCGACATGGACGGTAATCTCAATGATGTGAAGTTCATCGGTGAGCGTGCCGTGATGGCTGCGAAAGCCATCAATCAGCGTCATGGTTGGAAGGATGCCATGGATATTCGTCAGGAACGCATTGCAGAGGTGACCAAAGCCTGTATGGATGTGCTGCGTTCAATGCCGTTCTTTGATTGGGATGAATATGCCGACCGATTGAGGGCAAAGGGATATGACATCGAGCTTATCCGTGACAAGAATGGTCAAGGCAGGGTGCATGGCTACCGCTTCAAGTTCGGAAAAACTACCATCAAGGCTTCCGAACTGGGTGTAGGAAGGAATCTCACCGCATCGAAAATCGGGAATACCTTCCGCAAGCTGCACCCTCAGCCAACACCTGTTGCAGTTGGTCAAAGACCTTCTCCTTCTGTTTCAAACGCTACCACATTGGACAGCAGAAATACGGCATCGCAAGGTGGTCTGTCTCGTACAAGCAATGTTGCCAAACCTGACCTTCCTGCCGGATTGAGAAAGATTATTGAAGTCGATGGTGAGCGTTTCAGCATAGTCATGCCGAGAACTGCTTACGACACGATGAACAGTTGTATCGAAGTTCCCGAGAATGGATCCGCAAGCCACACTGACATTCTGAATGTAGCCATGCTGCTCTTCATGAACTACCTTGATGCTGCCACATCGATGTCTGAGTCATGTGGTGGCGGTGGCAGTCCTGGCAGTGGCTGGGGACGTGATAAGGACGATGATGACCGTGAATGGGCAAGACGTTGCGCAATGCAAGCAAACACACTCTGCAAGCCGATAAAGAGAGGCATGAAACGATAA
- a CDS encoding plasmid mobilization protein translates to MTKDKNNNTEKTSRKRPPKTRHIDVRFTEEHYDLVVHNARLSGRSKSTYLHDLGIGHKPSLPMTAEQEEALKGLIGARSELVYVRNALHALPQTERLKLFKRADFMERWLQGINTLIEELSRIRDKFLDML, encoded by the coding sequence ATGACAAAAGACAAGAATAACAACACGGAGAAAACCTCAAGGAAGAGACCTCCGAAGACCAGACACATTGACGTTCGTTTCACAGAAGAACACTACGACTTGGTAGTACATAATGCCCGACTGTCAGGCAGGAGCAAGAGCACATATCTTCATGACTTAGGCATCGGACACAAGCCATCCCTACCCATGACCGCAGAGCAGGAGGAAGCCTTGAAGGGCTTAATCGGGGCAAGGTCTGAACTGGTTTATGTGCGCAATGCGCTTCATGCCCTGCCACAGACCGAGAGACTAAAACTCTTCAAGAGAGCCGACTTCATGGAACGTTGGCTTCAAGGCATCAACACCCTGATAGAGGAATTGAGCCGCATTAGAGACAAATTCTTGGATATGTTATGA
- a CDS encoding helix-turn-helix domain-containing protein, translated as MEENKSLSFDQLPSAVGELLTKVNTMMTRLDDIGQRIGNAPSENDHVLMDIREASAFVRKKVSSLYAYTSERRIPFYKRGNTLYFFKDQLIKWIEAGGSWDKPYESTQEEQADFEAHLAMLQKSKKNKPASMKRVKGEKNPDGEEWHDG; from the coding sequence ATGGAAGAAAACAAATCATTATCGTTCGACCAACTGCCCAGTGCAGTTGGCGAACTTCTGACAAAGGTCAATACGATGATGACTCGTCTTGATGACATTGGTCAGAGAATAGGCAATGCTCCGAGCGAGAATGACCATGTTCTTATGGACATCAGAGAGGCAAGTGCCTTCGTCCGAAAGAAAGTCTCATCGCTTTATGCTTACACATCTGAAAGGCGCATTCCTTTCTACAAGAGAGGGAACACGCTCTACTTCTTCAAAGACCAGCTGATAAAATGGATTGAGGCAGGTGGCTCATGGGACAAGCCTTACGAATCGACCCAGGAGGAACAGGCAGACTTCGAGGCTCATCTGGCAATGTTGCAGAAAAGCAAGAAGAACAAGCCTGCCTCCATGAAGAGGGTCAAGGGCGAGAAAAATCCTGATGGGGAAGAATGGCATGACGGATAA
- a CDS encoding site-specific integrase, whose amino-acid sequence MTNICTKVTVRKRPIKNGQTSLYLDFYPPIRNPKTGKLSRREYLGLYIYTNPVERFQQEYNKSMIQKAEIIKCRRTESIINEEYGFLDRNKGKESFLEYFKNLMIERGSSQNWATAYMHFHNYTHGECRFCDLTVPYCQGFLDYLLSDACMHNGKRMMGTTANNNLTKLKCILAIAYEDGLLKENIAKKLVRAKAHGNKRQFLTKEELLQLSQTPCKSDVLRRAGLFSCLTGLRLSDCIRLQWENIVKLADGGWGMDIITKKTSTAAILPISEEALQLCGERSTGQVFKNLTNSTVALYLKPWIKASGIEKHITFHCFRHTFATLQLAEGTDIYTVSKLLTHSNLATTQVYADVVDELKRDAAERISLKIPTKEESDQT is encoded by the coding sequence ATGACGAACATTTGTACAAAGGTCACCGTGCGGAAACGACCTATCAAGAACGGACAGACTTCCCTCTATCTGGATTTCTATCCTCCAATCCGCAACCCGAAGACAGGCAAGCTCTCACGCAGGGAGTACCTTGGTCTTTACATCTACACCAACCCTGTTGAACGCTTTCAGCAGGAGTACAACAAAAGTATGATTCAGAAAGCGGAAATCATCAAGTGCCGCAGGACTGAGTCCATCATCAATGAGGAGTATGGCTTCCTCGACCGCAACAAGGGCAAGGAGAGCTTCTTGGAATATTTCAAGAACCTCATGATTGAGCGTGGCAGCAGCCAGAACTGGGCAACCGCCTACATGCACTTCCACAATTACACGCATGGCGAGTGCCGCTTCTGCGACCTTACCGTTCCGTACTGCCAGGGATTCCTCGACTACCTGTTGTCGGATGCCTGTATGCACAACGGCAAGCGCATGATGGGAACAACAGCCAACAACAACCTTACCAAGTTGAAGTGCATCCTTGCCATCGCATACGAGGACGGACTGCTCAAAGAGAATATCGCCAAGAAACTTGTGCGTGCCAAGGCTCATGGCAACAAGCGGCAGTTCCTCACCAAGGAAGAGTTGTTGCAGTTGTCTCAGACTCCTTGCAAGAGTGATGTCCTTCGCCGTGCAGGTCTCTTCTCCTGCCTTACAGGTCTTCGCCTTTCTGACTGCATCAGACTCCAGTGGGAGAATATCGTCAAGTTGGCTGATGGCGGCTGGGGAATGGACATTATCACAAAGAAGACTTCCACCGCTGCAATCCTGCCTATCAGCGAAGAGGCTTTGCAGCTCTGTGGCGAGCGAAGCACTGGACAGGTGTTCAAGAATCTCACGAACAGTACAGTGGCATTGTATCTCAAACCGTGGATAAAGGCTTCCGGCATCGAGAAACACATCACCTTCCACTGCTTCCGTCATACCTTTGCCACCTTGCAGTTGGCAGAGGGAACGGACATCTACACCGTGAGCAAGCTGCTTACCCATAGCAATCTTGCCACTACTCAGGTGTATGCCGATGTGGTGGACGAACTCAAACGTGATGCGGCAGAACGTATCTCGCTCAAAATACCAACAAAGGAAGAGAGTGACCAGACATAA